The following nucleotide sequence is from Salinispirillum sp. LH 10-3-1.
CGGGGAAGGCCAGCGACAAATTGATGTGTGCGATGCGCTTGCGGTCTCGAGCGACATAATACAGCAAGCTGCCAATGGTGCTGCCGATGCGCATTTGCACTGCATAGGGTAAGTGCGCGATCAGCCACATGATACTCAACAGCAGCCAGATCCCCCAGTAGCGCGGGCCCAGCCAGGTTTTATTGAATTCAGGTGCGGTGGTCATCACAGGCGTTCAGTCTCTACAATCAAAAACTGCGCGCATTGTACGATATTGATCGTCCTAAATGCTGCTACTTGTGCCGCTTAGGCGACAGAAATTGTGTAACCAACTTATAATGCTGGGGAGTTAACGACTTATGAAGGCCAATGAGTGAGTATTAGAGCCGCACAATTGCGCGACATTACGGCGATTTATCGAGTCTTGTGTTCGGTGATTGCCGAACAAGAGTTCCTGATGAGTCAGCAGAAGCCCGAACTGCCGATGTTTACCCGTTTCATTGAGGCCAATCTCAAGCGCGGCAATCCGGTGTGGATCGCGCAAGAGGGGCAGCGCACGGTAGGCTGGTGTGATGTCTATCCGCGTGGCTCCGATGTGCAACGCCATGTGGGTCGGGTGGGCATGGGCGTGGCGGCGGAAAGTCGAGGTAAAGGTTATGGCAAAGCCATGTTGGCAGCAACCATAGAAAGCAGCTGGCAGGCGGGCTTTACGCGTTTGGAATTGGAGGTATTCACCACCAATCGGTCGGCCATTGCGCTGTACACCAGCATGGGCTTTGTCAAAGAGGGGCTGCATCGCCGAGTGCGCAAAGACAGCCGAGGCTACCGCGATACCTACACCATGGCCTTTCTAAAGCCTGAGAGTTAATAGGGGCGCCCATTCGCCTGTAGTTTCTGATTTTCATGCTCAATATACTGATAAAACTCCCGCATCTCTAACAGGCTGGCCGCGGCACTGTCCAGCACCACCGTAGCCTGCGGGTGCATTTGCAAAATAGTTGCGGGGCAGGCCGCACTCAGTGCACCCTCCACCATGGTCTTCACGGCCGATGCCTTGGTATCTCCTGTTGCCAACAGCAGGATCTTGCGCGCTTCCATAATG
It contains:
- a CDS encoding GNAT family N-acetyltransferase, which produces MSIRAAQLRDITAIYRVLCSVIAEQEFLMSQQKPELPMFTRFIEANLKRGNPVWIAQEGQRTVGWCDVYPRGSDVQRHVGRVGMGVAAESRGKGYGKAMLAATIESSWQAGFTRLELEVFTTNRSAIALYTSMGFVKEGLHRRVRKDSRGYRDTYTMAFLKPES